GAAGTCCGAAGAATGCGATGTAGTAGAGGCCGGACCATTTTACTGAGAGGGAAAGACCTAGCATCACTCCAGCGAGAAAGCGCCACCAGCGAAATCCTAGACGTGGGCCGAAAAACCCCCACCGCACTGGAGGATGAGACCAGGCGTGGAAGATCCGGGCGGCGCATTGGCGGTGATCTTTCACTAATGCCCAGGCGGCAGTGACGATGAAGAAGACTTGGAAAATATCGAGCATGCCGAATCGGGAGCCAATTAGCAGCACGCCATCGCAGACAGCGAGGAAGCCGGCAATGGCTCCGACTTGCCATGAAGAACTTAATTGCCGGGCCAGTGCCATGGTGATGAGCACCGTCGCGCATCCAAAAAGTGCTACCATTACCCGCCAACCTGCGGGGGTGTAGCCGAATACTTCTTCGCCGAGGGCAATAAGTTGTTTAGCAAGGGGTGGGTGGACGACGAGTCCATACCCAGGGTTGGATTCAATTCCCCCGATAAGCGGATTGTGTTGGGATTCCACCATGTCCCAGGCTTGGGGGACATAGTGTTTCTCATCGAAAATCGGGGTTCCGGCGGACGTAGTTGCGGTAAGACCGGCGAAACGAGTGATAAATGCGAGAACACCAATGATGATGGTTGTTATCTGCTCTGGGCGCCCCCAAGGAGGAAGAGGAGTTAGGCGCACTGGACGATCAGGGACAGAAAAAGTTCTCACTCGGGTTATGCTACCGAACCGTGAGGAAGACTCGTGGCACACTAGAGGACATGGCTACGCTTCCTCATGGTGTATTAATTGCGGCAACGCCGTTGGGAAATCTTGCTGATGCCTCACCGCGACTGCGTGAAGCTTTGGAGAATGCCCAGGTAATTGCTTCTGAAGATACCCGCCGTACCCGCGCTTTGGCCCACGCTTTGGGGGTGGAGATACGAGGGAGGTTGGTGTCTCACTTTGATCACAATGAAAAATCTCGACTTCCTGGTTTATTGGAAGCGGCACGGACGTCGACTGTTTTGGTGGTAAGTGACGCGGGGATGCCGGTGGTGTCAGATCCAGGTTTATCGCTAGTAAATGCCGCCCATGAAGCGGGTATCCCAGTGAGTTGTCTGCCAGGCCCCTCAGCCGTTCCTACCGCCCTGGCACTGTCAGGCCTACGGGTGGGAAGGTTCATTTTTGATGGCTTTGCTCCGCGCAAGTCGGGGGCGCGTCGAGAATGGTTAGAATCCCTAAAAACTGAGCAGCGAGCTGTATGTTTCTTTGAATCTCCGCACCGTATTGCGGATACGTTAGCCGCTGCCCGTGAGGTGCTAGGGTCGCAGCGTCGCGCTGCTATTTGTCGTGAGCTTACGAAACTTCACGAAGAAGTTCGACGCGGCACCTTGGCGGAACTCAGCCAGTGGGCGTCTGCTGAACCGGTGCGAGGAGAAATCACGGTGGTCATTGACGGGGCGTCCCCTGAGCGTCAGGAAGTAACAGAGCTCGTGGCGCAGGTGCGAACTCGGGTTGATCAAGGAGAGCGGCAAAAGACGGTGTGTCGGGAATTGGCCGCACGCTACGGGGTTTCTAGCCGCGAGCTGTATGATGCGGTGCTTCAGTCTCAGCGATAAGTGGTGCTGAGGGGACAACCAGGCCCAACTGACGGTTAGTAATTCTCAGCTTGATATTAAGAAAAGTTTGTTACATGGTGTCCACCATGGCTACAAGTGACCATATTGGAGAACAGGAAAACTATTCAGCCACTGAAGAATTAGCTGGGATGCTTCAAGCTGAACCCGTTAAAGTTGAAGAAGAAAAGATTCGGCTTCAGTCAGATAACGAGGATGCTCGCCTTAACTGGCCCGTGGTGGCTCCAGCTGCGCTTATTGCCATAGCCTTCGTGGTGTGGGGACTCGCCGGGGGAGAGAGCTTCGCGCACTTCGCGAAACTAGCGCTACATTTTGTGGTGCAAAATTTTGGTTGGGCCTTTGTACTCTGCGGGACAATTTTTGTGATCTTTGTCCTCGTCATAGCGCTCTCTAAGTTCGGATCAATCAAGCTCGGGCATAGTGACGAAGGCCCGGAGTTCAACACCATCTCATGGATCTCCATGATGTTTGCCGCAGGCATGGGGATCGGTTTGATGTTCTATGGCGCTTCAGAACCTTTGACCTACTATCGGGACGGTATTCCCGGGCATTCTCCCTTAGAAGTGGGGACATCCATGTCCACCGCCTTATTTCACTGGACACTTCACCCCTGGGCGGTATATGCCATTGTTGGTCTTGCTATCGCTTATTCCACCTATCGGGTGGGGAGGCCGCAGCTTATTTCTTCGGCCTTCGTGCCGTTAATCGGAGAAAAAGGAAGCCGCGGTATCGTCGGTCGGATCATCGACATTCTTTCGATTATTGCCACCGTCTTCGGCACCGCATGTTCGCTTGGGCTCGGCGCGCTGCAAATCGGTGCTGGCTTGAAAGCCGCCGGAATCATCAACAACCCGAGTACATGGTTAATTATTGGGATTGTCTCAGTGCTTACCCTCGCTTTCGTTTTTTCGGCGCTCAGCGGGGTCGCTCGGGGTGTTCAATACTTGTCCAACGCCAATATGATCCTTGCCGCAGTGTTGGCCATTTTCGTCTTTGTCTTTGGCCCTACAGTATCTATTCTGAACTTGATCCCTGGGTCCATTGGCAACTACTTATCTAATTTCTTCGACATGGCGGCTCGTACCGCAGAATCGGCCAATGGAACTGCCGGTGAATGGCTAAGCACCTGGACTATCTTCTATTGGGCTTGGTGGATTTCCTGGAGCCCCTTTGTCGGGATGTTTATTGCTCGGATTTCTCGGGGACGAACCATCCGAGAATTCTGCCTAGGCGTCCTTCTTGCCCCAGCCGCCGTGTCAATACTCTGGTTCGCTATTTTTGGTGGCACCGCTATTAGCCTGGAACAACACGGTAAATCCATTTGGGGAAATGGAGATGCGGAAAGCCAGCTATTTGACCTTCTGCATACCCTACCGGCAGGCACAATTTTTGGGGTTGTAGCGATGGTCTTGTTGGCCACATTTTTTGTGACCTCGGCAGACTCTGCGTCAACGGTTATGGGTTCGCTGTCTCAACGAGGCCGCCAAAATGCAACCCCGTGGGTGTCTGCCACCTGGGGTATTATCACCGCCCTCATCGGACTGACTCTCTTGGTCTCCGGCGGCGACGAAGCATTAAGCAACCTACAGAATGTCACTATCATTGCTGCGAGCCCCTTTTTAATCGTGGTCTTTTGCTTGATGTTTGCGATTGTCAAAGACCTCAGAAATGACGTGATTTATCAGGATTACCGAGAACAGCAACGTTTTGCTGCCCGGCTGGCTCGCGAGCGCAGATTGTATAACCAACGGCGTCATCGAGAAGAGCTACGACGCCGTCGCGCGGAGCGAATTCATCGCGCAGAACATCACCATTAAGGGCGCCAGGACATTATGATTCCTCATCGATGAGGTGGTTAGTTCAGGCTTTGTGCAAGGTATCCGATATGGTAAGGAACATGCCCAAATCTGTGCTCGTCAACGTTGCTTGGCCGTATGCTAACGGCCCCCGTCACATCGGCCACGTCGCTGGTTTTGGAGTTCCCTCCGATGTTTTCGCTCGATACCAACGAATGTCCGGAAACACGGTGCTCATGGTCTCGGGCACTGACGAGCACGGCACTCCACTGTTGGTCCAAGCGGATAAAGAAGGCGTATCCGTCAAGGAGTTAGCTGACCGCTACAACCGTCAAATTGTGGAAGATCTGGCCGGGCTGGGATTATCCTATGACCTGTTTACTCGGACCACCACCCGAAACCACTATGCCGTAGTTCAAGAGTTGTTCCGGGGTCTCTATGACAACGGCTACATGATTAAACAGGTCACGAAGGGTGCGGTTTCCCCGTCTACCGGTCGGACTCTTCCGGACCGCTATATCGAAGGTATTTGTCCGATATGCGGTGCATCGGGCGCTCGAGGAGACCAGTGCGATAACTGCGGAAACCAACTTGATCCGGCAGATTTAATTAACCCAGTTAGCAAAATCAATGGGGAAACACCGGAATTTCGCGACACGGAACACTTCTTATTAGATCTCCCGGCGCTTGCTCAAGCATTAGGGGATTGGCTAAGAACGAGGGACTCCTGGCGACCCAATGTTTTAAAATTCTCTCTTAATCTTTTGGAAGATCTACGCCCCCGCGCGATGAGCCGTGATATTGATTGGGGTATCCCCATCCCGGTAGAAGGGTGGGAAGACAATAACGCGAAGAAATTATATGTCTGGTTTGACGCCGTCGTGGGTTATTTATCTGCTTCGATGGAGTGGGCTTATCGCCAGGGAGACCCGGAGGCATGGCGCGCATTTTGGACTGACCCTGACGTCGCATCTTATTACTTCATGGGGAAAGATAACATTACTTTCCACTCCCAGATATGGCCGGCTGAGCTATTAGGCTACGCCGGAGCCGGAACTAAGGGGGGTAGCGCCGGGGAATTAGGCACCCTAAATCTCCCGACAGAAGTGGTTTCCTCTGAATTCTTGACCATGTCTGGATCTAAGTTTTCCTCTTCTAAAGGCGTGGTTATCTATGTCAAGGACTTTTTGGCGGAGTTCGGGCCTGACCCCTTACGCTATTTCATCGCGGTAGCCGGGCCGGAAACCACAGACACGGACTTCACCTGGGATGAGTTTGTTCGACGCATCAATAATGAGTTGGCGAACGGGTGGGGTAATTTGGTGAACCGAACGGTTTCTATGGCCTATAAGAATTTTGGTGAAGTTCCTAGGCCTGGGAAGCTTCAAGAATCTGACGAGGCGTTATTGGGCTTAGCTCAGAAGACCTTTGAGGTGGTAGCGCAATCTATTGAAGCCTCTAAGTTCCGTAATGGAATTAATGCTGTTATGCACGTGGTGGGGGAGGCTAATGCGTATTTAGCTGAGCAAGAACCCTGGAAGTTGGCCAAAGAGGAAACACAGCGGGAGCGTCTAGCAACGGTGTTGTGGACTGCTCTACAGGTAGTGTCAGACTGCAACGTGATGCTGACTCCTTATTTGCCCCACATCGCTCAGCAGGTTCATGAAACCTTGGGTCGCGATGGTATCTGGGCTGCGCGTCCGCGCATCGTGGAAGTTCGTGATGAATCTCCTCGCGATCCGGTTGGGGTGGGTTTGCCAGAAAAGGGGCAGCGTTATCCGGTCATTATGGGTGACTATGAATCTCAGCAAGCTAAGTGGGCTCGGGTTGATGTTATCCCTGGTACGGTGTTAAAGAAACCGAAACCTTTGGTGCAAAAACTAGATCCTGATTTAGCGATCACTGGGCCAGAGTGGGCCCCGGTGCAGCCTCAGGAATAGGGTCTGTCCTAGCTATTTTTGGAAAGCAAGCACCCCTTGCGCGGATAAGAATATTCGACGCAAGTGGGTGCTCCCTTTACTCATGGAGAAAGATATTCGCGTGCCTCAGAAGAAAGTTGTTCCCGCAGCGTTAGCTTTTCTCGCTGTCTTTAGTGCTGCCATTAATCTACGAGCAGGTATCGCTTCGCTCGGCCCGGTTTTGAGTCAAACTCTATCCGCTTTCCATGCCTCCGGCTCTCTAGCCGGAGTACTGACCGCCATGCCAGGACTATTTTTCGCCCTCATGGGAATCCTGGCGGTGTCTCTAGCCTTCCGATTCGGTATATCACGAACCCTCACCTTCGGAATGGGGCTTACGCTTCTTGGCTTAGTAGTGCGTCCCCTGGTCGGCAGCATCAGCATCTTCTTAGTCATGACGGCCCTAGTCGTCAGCGGAATAGCCCTATCCAATGTGCTCCTACCTGCCTGGATTAAAGCCCACGGTGGGAGGAACGTCGTTGCCCTCATGACAATCCATGGTTCAGTACTTGGACTTTCCGGGGCATTGGGCCCACTAAGCGCACTGCTTTTCGAGTGGCAAGGCGCCCTCTTAGTATGGGCTTTACCCGCGTTACTTCAATTTCTAGTGTGGCTTTGGGTCCTCTTTTTCTCACCCCACGACTCACCCAAACACCAGACGGACTCCGCGTCGGACCACTCACCATCTTCTGGAGAAAACATCTCTCTCTGGCGTTCTCGCACCGCCGTCTTTTTGATGCTCTTTTTCGGACTCCAGTCCATGACCGCCTATATCCAGATGGGTTGGCTTCCACAAATGTACACCGACGCCGGAATCAGCGCTCAGCTAGCGAGCATAGCCATTGCCTTAGTCGGCGGCATGAACGTCATCGGCGGTTTGGTCATGCCAACCATCATCGATCGGGCCCCCACCTTAGCGCCATTGCCGCTTGCCTTCGGGATTTTCACAGCTCTCGGCTATCTGGGGATACTATTCGTTCCACAAACTGCCCCTTTGCTATGGGCTTTATTGCTCGGAATCGGTGGTTTCTGTTTCCCCACAGCACTAGCTTTAATTCCCGCTCGGACCCGCAGCCCCCTAGTGACGGCACGGCTGTCCGGCTTTGTACAACCCCTCGGTTACATCGTCGCAGCTCTCGGGCCATTATTGGTGGGGATTTTTTATCAACATGCCGGAACCTGGACAGGTATTCTGTGGGCCTTAATCCTATGCGCTGTGGCCATGAGCGCAGTGGGATTAAGAGCTAGCCGATCAGTGTATATCGACGATGAACTAGCTGCCGCCAAGCAAAAATTATTGGCTTAAAACATGCAAAATTCACTATAAGTTCCTAAGCTAGGGTGGATGATCGAGTTCCGCGATGTTTCGAAGCACTTTGGGGACACCAAAGTGGTTGACAACTTCAGCATAGAAATTCCCTCACACTCTTCCTTAGCTCTTGTTGGTTCTTCTGGTTGCGGAAAAACTACCTTGTTGCGCATGGTGAATAGGATGGTGGAGCCTGACTCTGGGAGTGTGTGCATCGACGGTGAAGATGTTGCCGGCGTCAACCCCGTCTTGCTGCGTCGCAGTATCGGCTACGTCATCCAGGGTGGGGGCCTACTTCCGCATCGCACCGTGCTCGATAATGTGGCAACTGTTGGCTACTTGTTGAAATGGGATCGGGGTAAAGCTCGACGTCGGGCCCGGTCGCTATTACAGAAAGTAGGTTTAGATAGCCAGTTGGAAGGAAGGTATCCAGCGGAGCTATCGGGAGGGCAGCAACAAAGAGTTGGAGTGGCCCGGGCGCTGTTGACTGATCCGAATATCTTATTGATGGATGAGCCTTTTGGGGCAGTCGATCCGATTGTTCGATATGAGCTCCAACGGAAGTTATTAGCGCTGCAACAGGATTTAGGGAAAACCATCATTCTGGTCACCCATGACATTGCTGAAGCATTTTATTTAGCAGATAAAGTTGCTGTTTTGGAACCGGGAGCACGTATCGCTCAATGGGGAACGCCTCAAGACATTAAACAAAACCCGCAGAGCGATTTCGTCCGTGCGATGATTCGCGCAGTTCAATTCGAGGACACCCATGACGTGGCTGATTAATAATTCTCCCTATTTCCTGCACGTCTTTCTTTATCATCTTGGTTTGGTCATTCCGGCGCTGATTATTAGTGCAGTGATTTCTCTCCCGCTGGGCTGGTTGGCCTATAAGTATCCCACGGGGGGAGCGGTGATCCTGCAAATTCTTCAACTTGCCTACGTTGTGCCGGTCCTCGCTCTTTTAGTGCTGTTTCCAGCAATTGTGGGATTACCCATGCGCTCCCCAATAACCTTGGTTCTCACACTGAGTATCTATGGTGTTGCCTTGTTATTGAGAAACACCACCTCAGCTTTCGCGTCGGTTGACAAAGAAAACCTTGACATTGCCCATGCGTGCGGATACTCACCCCAGCAGTGCTTTTTTCGGGTACACCTGCCTTTGGCTTTGCCAGTAATTCTGGCGGGATTCCGGGTTGCTGCTATGTCAACCATTGCGATGGCCTCCACGGGGGCCCTGGTGGGAATTCCTAGTCTGGGAAGCCTATTAACCGATGGTTTTCAACGCGGCCTAGTTGGTGAAGTACTCGTCGGTATCATCGCCATCCTCATTCTGGCTGTCGTCATTGATGTAGCGTTGTTCCTGGTGGGCTCACTTCTTCTACCGTGGAGCCGGGTGCAGAAAGCGAGTAGTCAACTATGAATTTCTTAGTGCGTGCTGCTCAGATCCTCAGCGATTCAGCGCAATGGGGTGGAGAAGGTGGATTTGCAATCCGAATCTTGGAGCACGGGCTGTTAAGCCTGTGTGCCGTAGTAGTTGCGGTTCTCGTCGGGCTACCCCTGGGAGTGATTTCTGCCCATATTCCCGGAGGCTCGCTTTTTGTGGGAACCTTAAGCGGGGCAGCCAGGGCCTTGCCGGTTCTTGGCCTCGTTGTCATTGCCGGTTTGTGGTTTGGCGTAGGTCTTCTGGCGCCGTGCGTAGTTTTGGTGGTGCTGGCTTTACCTTCCATCATTAACGCAGGGTATTCAGCCGTAGAAGCTACTCCCCGAGAGATTCGTTCCGCAGCCACCGCTATCGGATTTAGCCGACGTCAACTAATACTTCACGTGATCTTCCCCTATTCCGGAGGGATAATCTGGGGCGGAATCCGCACCGCATCCTTACAAGTATTTGCGACCGCCACCTTGGTTGCCTATACCGCCGATATCGGGCTTGGTTCTCCTATTTTTATGGGGTTAAAGACCAGAAACTACCCCTTAATGCTCGCGGCTGCGATTGTGATGATCCTACTTACTTGGGGCATTGATGTGGTTCTGGCGCATATCCAAAAACGCAATAGTTTTAGTAGTAGGGGGTGAGAGCCGGTGCGAAAACATCCTTTTCTTTCTGCTTTCTGCTTGTTGCTATCTCTTGTCTTGAGTAGCTGTTCTTCCGCTCATCCCTTTTCCGGGTCTGTCACTAATTCCAACGCTATCGTTGTCGGCTCCCAAGACTATTTCTCTAATGAGATTATCGCCGAAATTTTTGCTCAATCCTTGGAAAACGCTGGATATAGCGTTGATCGTGATTTCCGTATTGGTCAGCGGGAAGCCTACCTTCCGGAAATTGAAGCGGGAAATATCGATCTGTTTCCGGAATATAGTGGAAACCTTTTGCAATACTGGGATCCGACGGCCTCGGTCGGGGATGCACAAGAGGTCAATAATCAACTTCGTCGTCGAACTCCAGCGGGGATATCTATTTTGAATCAGGCTGAGGCTACCGATGAAGATGTCTATGTGATGACTCGACATCATGCCGAGGAACTTGGTGTGAAGAGTTTGGCTGATCTGGCGCGCCTTCCGCGGACCTGGCACCTAGGAGGCCCTTATGAGCTTAAAGAACGAGATTATGGCCCGCAGGGTTTAGCCAGTGTTTATCATGCTCAGGTGGAACTGAGTCCGATTGAGGATGCTGGTGGTCCGCTCACCATTAAAGCCCTCAGCGATGGAACGGTAGATATTGCCCGGATGTCCTCAAGCTCACCGGCAATTGCCGATAATGATCTTCTAGTTTTGGCAGATCCGGAGCGGTTACTTCCCGCTTCACATGTAGTTCCTTTAGTCTCGGACAAGGTTGATCCCCGAGCGCGAGAAATCATCAATGACCTGATGGCGCGTTTTCATCAAGAAGACATAGTGGCCTTAAACCGGGCTAGCGTGGAGCAACAAAAGGCGGCGGCTACCATCGCCCAACAATGGTTAGCTGGCCAGATTACCTCCGGTGCTGAGGAGAAGAACCGTACCTCTTAGAATGATCAGCTATGTCTTCGAAGAAGCCTCGTCCCGTTCCTCAGCCTGCTGATCTTATTCCCGGTCTTTGCGATGCCCATACTCATCTTCAGGCCACCAGCCATCATCGTGGTGCTCCGGATGCCCCGGCCACTGTGGCGGATTTAATAACTCGGGCACAGTCGGCAGGGGTAAATCAGATATGCACCGTGGGAGATGGTCTTGATGAGGCTGCGGAAGCGGTACGGATTGCTCAAACACATCCCCAGGTGTGGGCAGCCTGCGCCATTCATCCGACAAGGGCACATGAACTCGATGACAATGCTCGACGTGCACTTGTGGATTTAGTCCATAATCCTCGATGCGTTGCGGTCGGGGAAACGGGGATTGATACCTACTGGATTAGTCACGCTCCGGATCGCACTGCGTCTTTAGAGCAGCAGGAAGAGGCGTTTCGCTGGCACATTGATCTTGCCGTATCAAGCGGAAAAGCACTCATGATTCACAACCGCGATGCCGATGAACACGTGCTCCGCATCCTCGCTGA
This genomic interval from Corynebacterium poyangense contains the following:
- the rsmI gene encoding 16S rRNA (cytidine(1402)-2'-O)-methyltransferase, encoding MATLPHGVLIAATPLGNLADASPRLREALENAQVIASEDTRRTRALAHALGVEIRGRLVSHFDHNEKSRLPGLLEAARTSTVLVVSDAGMPVVSDPGLSLVNAAHEAGIPVSCLPGPSAVPTALALSGLRVGRFIFDGFAPRKSGARREWLESLKTEQRAVCFFESPHRIADTLAAAREVLGSQRRAAICRELTKLHEEVRRGTLAELSQWASAEPVRGEITVVIDGASPERQEVTELVAQVRTRVDQGERQKTVCRELAARYGVSSRELYDAVLQSQR
- a CDS encoding BCCT family transporter — translated: MATSDHIGEQENYSATEELAGMLQAEPVKVEEEKIRLQSDNEDARLNWPVVAPAALIAIAFVVWGLAGGESFAHFAKLALHFVVQNFGWAFVLCGTIFVIFVLVIALSKFGSIKLGHSDEGPEFNTISWISMMFAAGMGIGLMFYGASEPLTYYRDGIPGHSPLEVGTSMSTALFHWTLHPWAVYAIVGLAIAYSTYRVGRPQLISSAFVPLIGEKGSRGIVGRIIDILSIIATVFGTACSLGLGALQIGAGLKAAGIINNPSTWLIIGIVSVLTLAFVFSALSGVARGVQYLSNANMILAAVLAIFVFVFGPTVSILNLIPGSIGNYLSNFFDMAARTAESANGTAGEWLSTWTIFYWAWWISWSPFVGMFIARISRGRTIREFCLGVLLAPAAVSILWFAIFGGTAISLEQHGKSIWGNGDAESQLFDLLHTLPAGTIFGVVAMVLLATFFVTSADSASTVMGSLSQRGRQNATPWVSATWGIITALIGLTLLVSGGDEALSNLQNVTIIAASPFLIVVFCLMFAIVKDLRNDVIYQDYREQQRFAARLARERRLYNQRRHREELRRRRAERIHRAEHHH
- the metG gene encoding methionine--tRNA ligase; the protein is MPKSVLVNVAWPYANGPRHIGHVAGFGVPSDVFARYQRMSGNTVLMVSGTDEHGTPLLVQADKEGVSVKELADRYNRQIVEDLAGLGLSYDLFTRTTTRNHYAVVQELFRGLYDNGYMIKQVTKGAVSPSTGRTLPDRYIEGICPICGASGARGDQCDNCGNQLDPADLINPVSKINGETPEFRDTEHFLLDLPALAQALGDWLRTRDSWRPNVLKFSLNLLEDLRPRAMSRDIDWGIPIPVEGWEDNNAKKLYVWFDAVVGYLSASMEWAYRQGDPEAWRAFWTDPDVASYYFMGKDNITFHSQIWPAELLGYAGAGTKGGSAGELGTLNLPTEVVSSEFLTMSGSKFSSSKGVVIYVKDFLAEFGPDPLRYFIAVAGPETTDTDFTWDEFVRRINNELANGWGNLVNRTVSMAYKNFGEVPRPGKLQESDEALLGLAQKTFEVVAQSIEASKFRNGINAVMHVVGEANAYLAEQEPWKLAKEETQRERLATVLWTALQVVSDCNVMLTPYLPHIAQQVHETLGRDGIWAARPRIVEVRDESPRDPVGVGLPEKGQRYPVIMGDYESQQAKWARVDVIPGTVLKKPKPLVQKLDPDLAITGPEWAPVQPQE
- a CDS encoding MFS transporter produces the protein MEKDIRVPQKKVVPAALAFLAVFSAAINLRAGIASLGPVLSQTLSAFHASGSLAGVLTAMPGLFFALMGILAVSLAFRFGISRTLTFGMGLTLLGLVVRPLVGSISIFLVMTALVVSGIALSNVLLPAWIKAHGGRNVVALMTIHGSVLGLSGALGPLSALLFEWQGALLVWALPALLQFLVWLWVLFFSPHDSPKHQTDSASDHSPSSGENISLWRSRTAVFLMLFFGLQSMTAYIQMGWLPQMYTDAGISAQLASIAIALVGGMNVIGGLVMPTIIDRAPTLAPLPLAFGIFTALGYLGILFVPQTAPLLWALLLGIGGFCFPTALALIPARTRSPLVTARLSGFVQPLGYIVAALGPLLVGIFYQHAGTWTGILWALILCAVAMSAVGLRASRSVYIDDELAAAKQKLLA
- a CDS encoding ABC transporter ATP-binding protein, whose protein sequence is MIEFRDVSKHFGDTKVVDNFSIEIPSHSSLALVGSSGCGKTTLLRMVNRMVEPDSGSVCIDGEDVAGVNPVLLRRSIGYVIQGGGLLPHRTVLDNVATVGYLLKWDRGKARRRARSLLQKVGLDSQLEGRYPAELSGGQQQRVGVARALLTDPNILLMDEPFGAVDPIVRYELQRKLLALQQDLGKTIILVTHDIAEAFYLADKVAVLEPGARIAQWGTPQDIKQNPQSDFVRAMIRAVQFEDTHDVAD
- a CDS encoding ABC transporter permease gives rise to the protein MTWLINNSPYFLHVFLYHLGLVIPALIISAVISLPLGWLAYKYPTGGAVILQILQLAYVVPVLALLVLFPAIVGLPMRSPITLVLTLSIYGVALLLRNTTSAFASVDKENLDIAHACGYSPQQCFFRVHLPLALPVILAGFRVAAMSTIAMASTGALVGIPSLGSLLTDGFQRGLVGEVLVGIIAILILAVVIDVALFLVGSLLLPWSRVQKASSQL
- a CDS encoding ABC transporter permease, with the translated sequence MNFLVRAAQILSDSAQWGGEGGFAIRILEHGLLSLCAVVVAVLVGLPLGVISAHIPGGSLFVGTLSGAARALPVLGLVVIAGLWFGVGLLAPCVVLVVLALPSIINAGYSAVEATPREIRSAATAIGFSRRQLILHVIFPYSGGIIWGGIRTASLQVFATATLVAYTADIGLGSPIFMGLKTRNYPLMLAAAIVMILLTWGIDVVLAHIQKRNSFSSRG
- a CDS encoding ABC transporter substrate-binding protein produces the protein MRKHPFLSAFCLLLSLVLSSCSSAHPFSGSVTNSNAIVVGSQDYFSNEIIAEIFAQSLENAGYSVDRDFRIGQREAYLPEIEAGNIDLFPEYSGNLLQYWDPTASVGDAQEVNNQLRRRTPAGISILNQAEATDEDVYVMTRHHAEELGVKSLADLARLPRTWHLGGPYELKERDYGPQGLASVYHAQVELSPIEDAGGPLTIKALSDGTVDIARMSSSSPAIADNDLLVLADPERLLPASHVVPLVSDKVDPRAREIINDLMARFHQEDIVALNRASVEQQKAAATIAQQWLAGQITSGAEEKNRTS
- a CDS encoding TatD family hydrolase, yielding MSSKKPRPVPQPADLIPGLCDAHTHLQATSHHRGAPDAPATVADLITRAQSAGVNQICTVGDGLDEAAEAVRIAQTHPQVWAACAIHPTRAHELDDNARRALVDLVHNPRCVAVGETGIDTYWISHAPDRTASLEQQEEAFRWHIDLAVSSGKALMIHNRDADEHVLRILADSPRPKDVILHCFSSPAPVAEEALNRGYVLSFCGNTTFKRNSESRDIAARTPSDLYLIETDAPYMTPEPYRGTRNESAFIGHTARCIAEARGVDVARVAHETSANFHRVYGLDN